A stretch of the Clostridiales bacterium genome encodes the following:
- a CDS encoding class I SAM-dependent methyltransferase produces MNETGKQHKAAWEYDAYNFWVEHSGTPKERAAEDKADPVRMLRKYAAYFDRYEGIRIANICGSCGKKAVPLALLGADVTVFDISEENRRYAMETAEAAGVHMDYVVGDVMETDLEKYGGYFDVVFMEGGILHYFHDLDAFMRMMYALLKPGGKMICSDFHPFIKISDIQHFEMPTMSYFSTEIFEAEMAHARFYEEPMRSRIPKCRYRRYNISEIINSIIGAGFCLKRFDEHPAWDNDKLPGEFTAIALK; encoded by the coding sequence ATGAACGAAACCGGAAAGCAGCACAAAGCGGCATGGGAATACGATGCCTACAATTTCTGGGTGGAGCATTCCGGAACCCCGAAGGAACGGGCGGCAGAGGACAAGGCCGATCCCGTCCGGATGCTGCGGAAATATGCGGCATACTTTGACCGGTATGAAGGGATCCGGATTGCCAACATCTGCGGTTCCTGCGGCAAGAAAGCAGTTCCTCTGGCCCTCCTGGGTGCGGACGTCACGGTCTTTGATATCTCCGAGGAAAACCGCCGGTATGCCATGGAAACTGCTGAAGCTGCCGGTGTCCATATGGACTATGTGGTCGGGGACGTTATGGAGACCGATCTGGAAAAGTACGGTGGTTATTTCGACGTCGTATTTATGGAAGGCGGAATCCTTCATTATTTCCATGACCTGGATGCGTTCATGCGCATGATGTACGCGCTGCTGAAGCCCGGCGGAAAGATGATCTGCAGCGACTTCCATCCGTTCATCAAAATCTCCGATATCCAGCATTTTGAAATGCCGACAATGAGTTACTTCTCAACGGAAATCTTCGAGGCTGAGATGGCCCACGCCCGCTTCTATGAAGAGCCGATGCGCAGCCGGATCCCCAAATGCCGCTACCGCCGGTACAATATCAGCGAAATCATCAATTCCATCATCGGCGCCGGCTTCTGCCTGAAGCGTTTTGATGAGCATCCTGCCTGGGATAATGACAAGCTTCCCGGGGAGTTTACCGCGATCGCACTGAAATAA
- a CDS encoding NUDIX domain-containing protein has protein sequence MRLLFDMDLHDYDSCTRSFVRNSARSIIIRNGKIAMIHSLKYDYYKFPGGGIEAGEDPVEAMIRETREEGGLVVIPGSVREYGYVHRIQKSDSNPDEAFIQDNYYFLCDAEEQAVSQELDGYESKENYTLEFVDPGTAIRKNRGVANSPYNRMMFEREARVLEMLMEEGYLPGEE, from the coding sequence ATGCGCCTGCTTTTTGATATGGACCTGCACGATTACGACAGCTGTACCCGTTCTTTCGTCCGGAATTCCGCGCGGAGCATTATCATCCGGAACGGGAAGATTGCCATGATCCACAGCCTGAAATACGATTACTACAAATTCCCCGGCGGGGGAATCGAAGCAGGAGAAGACCCGGTGGAAGCCATGATCCGGGAAACCCGCGAGGAGGGCGGCCTGGTCGTTATCCCCGGTTCTGTCCGGGAATACGGATATGTCCACCGGATCCAGAAAAGTGACAGCAATCCCGATGAAGCGTTTATCCAGGATAATTACTATTTTCTCTGCGATGCGGAGGAGCAGGCTGTTTCCCAGGAACTCGACGGGTATGAATCAAAGGAAAACTATACTCTGGAATTTGTGGATCCCGGCACAGCAATCCGGAAAAACCGCGGTGTGGCAAACAGCCCGTATAACCGGATGATGTTTGAGCGGGAAGCCCGGGTCCTGGAAATGCTGATGGAGGAAGGGTATCTGCCTGGCGAAGAATAA
- a CDS encoding helix-turn-helix domain-containing protein: MNNFMEQEIAEFESHDGGLLIDLRDEADFDAGHIPGALHMTLENIRDEIRRLATFNTKILLYCYTGAWSHQAEEMLKAKGYENAINLGGIDQYSGRMEPAITVREMRRMKNLSQNDLARAIGIRQPTVAAYESGKANPGPVIAAQIRKLYNVTIAPMEKRRKKPGTRSRNLAGSAASLEPADINSVTTIRELRAAMGLTQAAAANVLGVKPGTIAAYEAGRIHPSSEIIRKAHELYGVSLKPGTSRRGRTPKKRIDDTKAVYSSLFIQMPGGKTLTAADILEKVTGEVGEVESIYVRTDEGKAYWVKNENGTGSVDL; the protein is encoded by the coding sequence ATGAACAACTTCATGGAACAGGAAATCGCAGAATTCGAGAGCCATGACGGAGGTCTCCTGATTGACCTGCGGGATGAGGCGGACTTTGATGCGGGGCATATTCCCGGAGCACTGCATATGACCCTGGAAAACATCCGGGATGAGATTCGCAGGCTTGCCACATTCAATACCAAAATCCTCCTGTACTGCTATACCGGTGCCTGGTCCCATCAGGCGGAGGAAATGCTGAAGGCCAAAGGGTATGAGAATGCGATCAACCTCGGTGGAATTGACCAGTACAGCGGACGAATGGAGCCTGCGATTACCGTGCGTGAAATGCGCCGGATGAAGAACCTGTCCCAGAACGATCTGGCGAGGGCCATCGGGATCCGGCAGCCTACGGTTGCGGCCTATGAAAGCGGAAAGGCCAATCCCGGGCCGGTGATTGCCGCCCAGATCCGGAAACTGTACAATGTGACCATCGCTCCAATGGAGAAACGGCGCAAGAAACCCGGCACAAGAAGCCGGAACCTGGCCGGCAGCGCGGCATCCCTGGAGCCGGCTGATATCAACAGCGTCACCACGATCCGGGAACTGCGCGCTGCAATGGGCCTGACCCAGGCGGCCGCCGCGAATGTGCTGGGTGTAAAACCCGGAACGATCGCTGCGTATGAGGCTGGACGGATTCACCCGAGCAGTGAAATTATCCGGAAAGCCCACGAGCTTTATGGAGTTTCACTGAAGCCCGGAACTTCCCGGCGCGGCCGGACACCGAAAAAGCGGATTGACGATACGAAAGCTGTCTATTCCAGCCTGTTTATCCAGATGCCGGGCGGCAAGACCCTGACTGCTGCCGATATCCTGGAGAAGGTTACCGGTGAAGTCGGGGAAGTGGAATCCATTTATGTCCGTACCGATGAAGGCAAGGCATACTGGGTAAAAAACGAGAACGGGACCGGTTCGGTCGATCTCTGA
- a CDS encoding helix-turn-helix transcriptional regulator produces the protein MKIGKRIRQLRIRNGLTQAELASRCELTKGFVSQLENDLATPSLPALNDIVEALGTNMSAFFSEEKEPRLVFGKDDFFEDAREDYTVSWVVPDAQKNTMEPIILTLNPHGSSQVMMPHEGEEFGLVLSGSVCLVNGGKKHRVKKGETFYIRGDQEHYLQNETASAARVLWITTPPLF, from the coding sequence ATGAAAATCGGAAAAAGGATCCGGCAGCTGCGAATCCGCAACGGTCTCACGCAGGCGGAGCTCGCCAGCCGGTGTGAACTGACAAAGGGCTTTGTTTCCCAGCTGGAAAACGACCTGGCTACACCTTCCCTGCCCGCGCTGAACGACATTGTCGAAGCGCTCGGTACCAATATGTCGGCCTTCTTCTCAGAAGAGAAAGAACCCCGGCTGGTTTTCGGGAAGGATGATTTCTTTGAGGACGCGCGGGAGGATTACACAGTATCCTGGGTTGTGCCGGACGCCCAGAAAAACACCATGGAACCGATTATCCTGACACTCAATCCGCACGGTTCCTCCCAGGTGATGATGCCCCACGAGGGGGAGGAATTCGGCCTGGTCCTCAGCGGAAGCGTCTGCCTGGTCAACGGCGGCAAAAAACACCGGGTGAAAAAGGGAGAAACCTTCTACATCCGGGGAGATCAGGAACATTACCTGCAGAACGAAACAGCTTCGGCTGCCCGGGTCCTCTGGATCACGACCCCGCCGCTGTTTTAA
- a CDS encoding ABC transporter ATP-binding protein — MRKLIEFRNIVKSFDGQVILKGVNLNIYENEFVTLLGPSGCGKTTLLRILGGFLEQDEGTVIFDGKCIDKVPPYKREINTVFQKYALFPHMNVYDNIAFGLRIKKTGEDIIAQKVNRMLSLVNLEGFEKRNVTKLSGGQQQRVAIARALVNEPNVLLLDEPLGALDLKLRKEMQRELKRIQQEVGITFIYVTHDQEEALTMSDKIVVMNAGEIEQIGTPLEIYNEPENAYVARFIGESNIVDGIMREDYRVRFDEREFECRDFGFKQNEPVDVLIRPEDISIVDPANAVMRGEVKSVVFKGVHYELMVETRTGTSKTVRMHVVTQHDLYNEENQEKISANDFYVDSEDLINNEMTDQDFVSIANAQAWDEENRDISLTRISHNIENKPGIYSITFGTDKRTEVTVKVYVVHPEYVEDARHNIGISALDFFITPDEIMESMAISTDLKTWASAEAWNLQDDSPVEITDVKFDFDPAEIQEGVYDITFSTRGRVYKVETTSAHEEGDRVGLNIGPDDIHVMHKAVGES; from the coding sequence ATGCGCAAATTAATCGAGTTCCGGAACATCGTCAAAAGCTTTGACGGCCAGGTCATCCTGAAAGGGGTCAACCTCAATATCTACGAAAACGAATTCGTCACGCTCCTCGGCCCCTCCGGCTGCGGCAAAACCACGCTTCTCCGGATCCTGGGCGGCTTCCTGGAGCAGGATGAAGGCACCGTGATCTTTGACGGCAAATGCATCGACAAGGTGCCGCCGTACAAGCGGGAGATCAACACCGTTTTCCAGAAGTACGCCCTGTTCCCCCATATGAATGTGTACGACAATATCGCTTTCGGCCTGCGGATCAAGAAAACCGGTGAAGATATCATCGCCCAGAAGGTCAATCGTATGCTCTCCCTGGTCAACCTGGAAGGCTTTGAAAAGCGCAATGTCACCAAGCTCTCCGGCGGCCAGCAGCAGCGGGTGGCCATCGCCCGCGCGCTGGTCAACGAACCGAACGTGCTGCTGCTGGATGAACCGCTCGGCGCCCTGGACCTGAAACTGCGCAAGGAAATGCAGCGCGAACTGAAGCGGATCCAGCAGGAGGTCGGCATTACCTTCATCTATGTCACCCATGACCAGGAAGAAGCCCTGACGATGAGCGACAAGATCGTGGTGATGAACGCCGGCGAAATCGAGCAGATCGGCACGCCGCTGGAAATCTACAATGAGCCGGAAAATGCCTACGTCGCCCGGTTCATCGGCGAGAGCAATATCGTGGATGGCATCATGCGGGAGGATTACCGCGTCCGCTTCGACGAGCGGGAATTCGAGTGCCGGGATTTCGGCTTCAAACAGAACGAGCCGGTGGACGTGCTGATCCGTCCGGAGGACATCTCCATCGTGGATCCCGCAAACGCCGTGATGCGCGGTGAAGTGAAAAGCGTTGTGTTCAAGGGTGTGCACTATGAACTCATGGTGGAAACCCGGACCGGTACCAGCAAGACCGTCCGGATGCACGTGGTCACCCAGCATGACCTGTACAACGAAGAAAACCAGGAAAAAATCAGCGCGAACGACTTCTATGTGGACTCCGAAGACCTGATCAACAACGAAATGACGGACCAGGACTTCGTCTCCATTGCAAACGCCCAGGCCTGGGATGAAGAAAACCGGGACATTTCCCTGACCCGGATCAGTCACAACATCGAGAACAAGCCAGGAATCTACAGCATCACCTTCGGAACGGACAAGCGGACCGAAGTGACCGTCAAGGTCTATGTGGTGCATCCCGAATACGTGGAGGATGCCCGGCACAACATCGGTATCAGCGCGCTGGACTTCTTCATCACGCCTGATGAAATCATGGAATCCATGGCCATCTCCACCGACCTGAAAACCTGGGCCAGTGCCGAAGCCTGGAACCTGCAGGATGACTCCCCCGTTGAGATCACGGATGTCAAATTCGACTTCGATCCGGCCGAAATCCAGGAAGGCGTCTATGATATTACCTTCTCTACCCGCGGCCGGGTTTACAAGGTGGAGACCACGTCCGCCCATGAGGAGGGCGATCGGGTCGGCCTGAACATCGGACCGGATGATATCCATGTCATGCATAAGGCGGTGGGTGAATCATGA
- a CDS encoding ABC transporter permease, giving the protein MKSFFRMTYPYCLWIGIFVVAPMIMILLYALTKTTDNSVLTFQFTLENFARFFNEPSFLRVLLTSLRIALVTTVLCLLVGYPAALFIANRPERTQTFLILLLTLPMWINMLLKTYAWRGILEDMGFASEVKVLIGMVYDFLPYMIIQIHTAISKMNRDLLTASYDLGANRWQTFLKVTLPLSVPGIISGITLVFLPAVSSFVIPNMLGGGDYYLIGNLIENCFVHTGQWNFGSAISLIMALIIITSMRLTKKLDREAQEA; this is encoded by the coding sequence ATGAAATCATTCTTCCGGATGACTTACCCCTACTGCCTGTGGATCGGCATTTTCGTTGTCGCGCCGATGATCATGATCCTGCTTTACGCGCTGACAAAAACGACCGACAACAGCGTCCTGACCTTCCAGTTCACGCTGGAGAATTTTGCCCGGTTCTTCAATGAGCCGTCCTTCCTGCGGGTGCTGCTGACGTCCCTGCGGATTGCGCTGGTGACAACCGTCCTTTGCCTGCTGGTGGGCTATCCGGCAGCGCTGTTTATCGCCAACCGGCCGGAACGGACCCAGACCTTCCTGATCCTGTTGCTGACCCTGCCCATGTGGATCAACATGCTGCTGAAGACCTATGCCTGGCGCGGTATCCTGGAAGATATGGGATTCGCCAGTGAAGTAAAGGTGCTCATCGGCATGGTGTACGATTTCCTGCCCTATATGATCATCCAGATCCACACGGCCATCAGCAAAATGAACCGGGACCTGCTGACCGCCAGCTATGACCTGGGAGCCAACCGGTGGCAGACCTTCCTGAAAGTCACGCTCCCCCTGAGCGTTCCCGGAATCATCTCCGGAATCACCCTGGTGTTCCTGCCGGCGGTTTCCAGTTTTGTGATTCCCAACATGCTGGGCGGCGGAGACTACTACCTCATCGGCAACCTGATCGAGAACTGCTTCGTTCACACCGGTCAGTGGAACTTCGGCAGCGCGATTTCCCTGATCATGGCCCTGATTATCATCACGTCCATGCGGCTGACCAAGAAGCTGGACCGTGAAGCGCAGGAGGCGTGA
- a CDS encoding ABC transporter permease — MEKKRFSRFLSGGYLALVLVFVYLPIIYMVIFSFNDSKSMLNFTGFSLRWYESISKDRFMLESISNTFIVAIISTAVSTVLGTVTAIGLSKSRRLVREVVLEINNLPIMNPDIVTAIGLMLLFTSIKITTGMPTLILAHVSFCTPFVILSIMPKLRQLDDNVAEAAMDLGATPFQALVKIILPQIYPAILSGALIAFSMSLDDFVVSYFTKGEGLNTISTYVYTMKRYNYTVNALSTIIVAVVAVVLILVNLIPRLTEKKANKEEE; from the coding sequence ATGGAAAAGAAACGTTTTTCGCGCTTCCTCTCCGGCGGTTACCTGGCCTTGGTCCTCGTATTCGTCTATCTGCCGATCATCTATATGGTCATCTTCTCGTTCAACGACAGCAAATCCATGCTGAATTTCACCGGTTTCTCCCTGCGCTGGTATGAGAGTATTTCCAAGGACCGGTTCATGCTGGAAAGCATTTCCAACACCTTTATCGTTGCAATCATCTCAACGGCCGTTTCCACGGTGCTCGGCACCGTAACAGCCATCGGCCTGTCCAAGTCCCGGAGGCTGGTCCGCGAGGTGGTGCTGGAGATCAACAACCTGCCGATCATGAATCCGGATATCGTCACAGCCATCGGCCTGATGCTGCTGTTTACCTCCATCAAGATCACGACCGGGATGCCCACCCTGATCCTGGCGCACGTTTCCTTCTGTACTCCCTTCGTGATCCTTTCCATTATGCCGAAGCTGCGCCAGCTGGACGACAACGTTGCGGAAGCCGCCATGGACCTGGGCGCGACCCCGTTCCAGGCGCTGGTAAAGATCATCCTTCCGCAGATTTACCCGGCCATTCTGTCCGGTGCGCTGATCGCCTTCAGCATGTCCCTGGATGACTTCGTCGTTTCGTACTTCACCAAGGGAGAAGGTCTGAATACCATCTCCACGTATGTGTATACGATGAAGCGATACAACTACACGGTCAACGCGCTCTCCACCATTATTGTGGCGGTTGTCGCGGTGGTGCTGATCCTGGTGAACCTGATCCCCCGTCTTACGGAGAAAAAAGCCAACAAGGAGGAAGAATGA
- a CDS encoding ABC transporter substrate-binding protein: MKKSLKVLSLVLAAILCLLLTGCQQQEAQPAATATEAPKAEAETKVEAETASFAGQTLNVYNWGEYIDMNVIYNFEKEYGVKVNYDRYSSNEEMYTKLATGASYDILIPSDYMIERLIREKQLQQIDKSVVTNLNLLYEGVTKLDFDPDNTWSVPYLWQNVGIVYDTTKIAREKMEEKGFSIFLDPEYDGHAYMYDSERDAFMVAFKALGYSANTENEEEITAAFNWLREMDKAIHPSYVTDEVIDSMATGKKWLALVYSGDAAFVLSENENMGFCAPKEGTNICVDAMVIPANAKNPALANVFINYILAYENSLMISEEVGYASSNAQVLAELSGEGGSYAGNEAYLPRTGYEKDEFFHDNETLKKKLAELWIKVKLHE, encoded by the coding sequence ATGAAGAAGTCCCTGAAAGTCCTTTCCCTGGTCCTGGCGGCTATCCTGTGCCTGCTGCTGACCGGCTGCCAGCAGCAGGAAGCCCAGCCGGCCGCCACCGCCACAGAAGCCCCCAAGGCAGAAGCCGAAACCAAGGTTGAAGCCGAAACGGCGTCCTTTGCCGGCCAGACGCTGAACGTCTACAACTGGGGCGAATACATCGACATGAACGTCATTTACAACTTTGAAAAAGAGTACGGCGTCAAGGTAAACTATGACCGGTATTCCTCCAACGAGGAGATGTATACCAAACTGGCCACCGGCGCCTCCTATGATATCCTGATCCCCAGTGATTACATGATCGAGCGGCTGATCCGGGAAAAGCAGCTGCAGCAGATTGACAAGTCCGTTGTCACCAACCTGAACCTCCTCTATGAAGGCGTGACCAAGCTGGATTTCGATCCGGACAACACCTGGTCCGTGCCCTACCTCTGGCAGAACGTGGGTATCGTGTACGACACCACGAAGATTGCCCGGGAAAAGATGGAAGAAAAGGGCTTCTCCATCTTCCTGGATCCGGAATATGACGGACATGCCTATATGTACGATTCCGAGCGCGATGCCTTCATGGTCGCCTTCAAGGCGCTGGGATATTCCGCCAACACGGAAAACGAGGAAGAAATCACCGCCGCCTTCAACTGGCTGCGTGAGATGGACAAAGCCATTCATCCCTCTTACGTCACGGACGAAGTCATCGACTCCATGGCCACCGGCAAAAAGTGGCTGGCGCTCGTGTACAGCGGCGATGCCGCGTTCGTCCTCTCCGAGAATGAAAACATGGGCTTCTGCGCGCCGAAGGAAGGCACCAATATCTGCGTGGACGCGATGGTCATTCCTGCCAACGCCAAGAATCCCGCGCTGGCGAATGTGTTCATCAATTACATCCTGGCGTATGAAAACAGCCTCATGATTTCCGAGGAAGTCGGCTATGCCTCTTCCAACGCCCAGGTCCTGGCAGAGCTGTCCGGTGAAGGCGGCAGCTATGCGGGCAATGAAGCCTACCTGCCCCGCACCGGTTATGAGAAGGATGAGTTCTTCCATGACAATGAAACCCTGAAGAAGAAGCTCGCCGAGCTCTGGATCAAGGTAAAGCTCCACGAGTAA
- a CDS encoding sel1 repeat family protein has protein sequence MKRLLAMLGVACLLIFPAGLAEENGSADHWICLECGSKTGGDFCGVCGKPAGAWICSACKAENLGSSCHSCGMTREASLDTQAASGDLLAAWPAVRYLAGQSRPDALVALAHYYELGLLMPKDSAMALSCLHLAAGMDYAPAWVQLGRMYDEGELVTRDYYQSMECYQKAADLGSVEALWYLGTFYEDGSTVRRNYEKALEYYRQAAEKGDADSLMSIAYCYANGRGVERDPDLALEYYEKAAEAGSALACDYLGYLYLSGENAVKDVEKGLSWYRKAAELGNSRSMAALGYMYQYGIDVDPDPAEAAHWYEQAALAGREDALEALSSLESGKTE, from the coding sequence ATGAAGAGACTGCTTGCAATGCTCGGGGTAGCCTGCCTGCTGATATTCCCTGCCGGCCTTGCAGAGGAAAACGGCAGCGCGGATCATTGGATCTGCCTTGAATGCGGCAGCAAAACCGGCGGCGATTTCTGCGGGGTCTGCGGAAAACCGGCCGGTGCCTGGATCTGCAGTGCCTGCAAGGCGGAGAACCTGGGCAGCAGCTGCCATTCCTGCGGGATGACCCGGGAAGCCTCCCTGGATACGCAGGCCGCATCCGGCGATCTGCTGGCCGCCTGGCCGGCCGTCCGTTACCTGGCCGGGCAGAGCCGGCCGGATGCGCTGGTTGCACTGGCGCATTATTACGAACTGGGGCTGCTGATGCCGAAAGATTCCGCGATGGCGCTTTCCTGCCTGCACCTTGCTGCCGGCATGGACTATGCGCCTGCCTGGGTACAGCTGGGCCGCATGTATGACGAGGGAGAGCTGGTCACACGGGACTATTACCAGTCCATGGAATGCTACCAAAAAGCCGCCGATCTCGGTTCCGTGGAAGCCCTCTGGTACCTGGGTACCTTCTATGAAGACGGTTCCACAGTCCGCCGGAACTATGAAAAAGCGCTGGAGTATTACCGGCAGGCCGCTGAAAAAGGCGACGCGGACAGCCTGATGTCCATCGCATACTGCTACGCCAATGGCCGGGGAGTCGAACGCGATCCGGACCTGGCCCTGGAGTACTATGAAAAAGCCGCAGAAGCGGGCAGTGCACTCGCCTGCGACTATCTCGGCTATCTGTATCTGTCCGGGGAAAACGCCGTAAAAGACGTGGAAAAAGGCCTTTCCTGGTACCGGAAGGCCGCGGAGCTCGGGAACAGCCGCAGCATGGCTGCGCTTGGCTATATGTATCAATACGGGATCGATGTGGATCCGGACCCTGCTGAAGCCGCCCATTGGTATGAGCAGGCGGCGTTGGCCGGAAGGGAGGATGCGCTGGAAGCGCTCTCCTCCCTGGAATCCGGAAAAACGGAATAA
- a CDS encoding peptidoglycan-binding protein: MKRLICMILVAAILAGICMTVFAEDDEDDSVVVPVDEAAADEEDENEDDSVIIPVDMEIQPEGEPESEPVRVMQYGDQGDDVVFLQTRLSDMKYYRGNISGAYGDATRDAVTRFQDDFGLEATGVADIQTQMVLYTAMYRPLKYGASGDDVKELQTQLTALGYYKEKIKGNYLESTQKAVEHFQRNNHLQVTGIADPDTQEVLFSGRAVGYYDDATPTPTPIPDLNNYLVDEDENSVPLPDEAVPFTKQLKNGTSGPLVKQMQQRLHDLGYLDASKVSGNFQKYTHRAVKAIQAQNGLKSNGVVDEETWNVIFNNSHVVLPDQTPKPTPTPTPIPFYIYVDVRNQIVSVYARDEYGEYTVPVRQMLCSTGKVGTDSDPGDWVLNGRKATWCYFPKWGGYARYWTRINSSIAFHSVIYHSVSTKDMKTSSYRALGSRASHGCIRLTVADAKWIYDNCGEGTVVHITTQNETKSDPELKDSLKLAPLSKEEMVPVKTPEPTPEPVYRSDIRPELNGLVLKQKSNNEYVFWLQHRLKELGYYDTKCTGKMLDRTVAALKAFQRDHGMPVSGTADQKVIDALFEEPTPTPRPTPTPYEP, from the coding sequence ATGAAGCGTTTGATATGCATGATCCTGGTAGCTGCGATCCTGGCCGGGATCTGCATGACGGTATTTGCGGAGGACGACGAGGATGATTCTGTGGTCGTCCCTGTGGATGAAGCGGCCGCTGATGAAGAGGATGAAAATGAAGACGATTCCGTGATCATCCCGGTGGATATGGAAATCCAGCCGGAAGGGGAACCGGAATCGGAGCCGGTCCGTGTGATGCAGTACGGGGATCAGGGAGATGACGTCGTTTTCCTGCAAACCCGGCTGAGCGATATGAAATACTACCGGGGGAATATCAGCGGCGCTTACGGTGATGCCACACGGGATGCCGTGACACGGTTCCAGGACGACTTTGGCCTGGAAGCGACGGGTGTCGCGGATATCCAGACCCAGATGGTGCTGTATACCGCCATGTACCGTCCGCTGAAGTACGGCGCGTCGGGAGATGACGTGAAGGAACTCCAGACCCAGCTGACCGCCCTCGGATACTACAAGGAGAAGATCAAGGGCAATTACCTGGAATCCACGCAGAAGGCGGTGGAACATTTCCAGCGGAACAACCACCTGCAGGTTACCGGGATTGCGGATCCCGATACGCAGGAAGTGCTGTTCTCCGGCCGGGCGGTCGGGTATTATGATGACGCGACCCCAACCCCAACCCCGATTCCGGACCTGAACAATTACCTTGTGGATGAGGATGAGAACAGTGTGCCGCTTCCGGATGAAGCGGTGCCGTTCACGAAACAGCTGAAGAACGGAACCAGCGGCCCGCTGGTGAAGCAGATGCAGCAGCGCCTGCATGACCTGGGGTACCTGGATGCCAGTAAGGTCAGCGGCAATTTCCAGAAATACACCCATCGCGCGGTTAAAGCCATCCAGGCCCAGAACGGACTGAAGAGCAACGGCGTGGTGGATGAGGAAACATGGAATGTGATTTTCAACAATTCCCATGTGGTGCTGCCGGACCAGACGCCGAAACCGACGCCGACCCCGACGCCGATTCCGTTCTATATCTATGTGGACGTGCGGAACCAGATTGTATCGGTGTATGCGCGGGATGAATACGGCGAGTATACCGTGCCGGTCCGCCAGATGCTCTGCTCCACCGGCAAGGTGGGAACGGACAGCGATCCGGGTGACTGGGTGCTGAACGGCCGGAAAGCCACCTGGTGCTATTTCCCGAAATGGGGCGGATATGCCCGGTACTGGACACGCATCAATTCGTCCATTGCGTTCCATTCCGTCATTTATCACTCCGTAAGCACCAAGGACATGAAAACCTCCAGCTACCGCGCCCTGGGAAGCCGGGCCAGCCACGGATGCATCCGGCTGACGGTGGCAGATGCCAAGTGGATCTATGACAACTGCGGGGAAGGAACGGTAGTCCATATCACCACGCAGAACGAAACGAAATCCGATCCGGAGCTGAAGGATTCGCTGAAGCTGGCGCCGCTGAGCAAGGAAGAGATGGTGCCCGTCAAAACGCCGGAACCGACACCGGAACCGGTATACCGCAGTGATATCCGGCCGGAGCTGAACGGGCTTGTCCTGAAGCAGAAGAGCAACAACGAATACGTCTTCTGGCTGCAGCACCGGCTGAAAGAGCTGGGCTACTATGATACGAAGTGTACCGGCAAAATGCTGGACCGGACGGTGGCTGCCCTGAAAGCATTCCAGCGTGACCACGGAATGCCGGTGAGCGGTACGGCGGACCAGAAGGTGATCGACGCCCTGTTTGAGGAACCGACACCCACGCCCCGGCCGACACCGACCCCATATGAACCATAA